Below is a genomic region from Argiope bruennichi chromosome 3, qqArgBrue1.1, whole genome shotgun sequence.
TTCAATTGCCAGCGTTTCGGCCATTCAAAGGCTAACTGCCGCGTGACTTTaacatgcgcccgttgtgcagtaCCTGGCCACGAAAGTAATGAGTGTTCAGcgaaagaaaaatgtgtaaactGTAAAGAAGACCACGCCTCTTTCTCTCGCTTATGCCCTATCtggaaaagagaaaaagagattATTTCTGTTAAAGTTAAAGAGCAGGTGTCATTTCCTGAAGCTCGGAGAATTGTCAGAGCTCGTACACCTGCACTCGGAACAAACTATGCTTCTGTTGTAAAGGGTACACCAAAAACTGTAGGGATCCAATATGACACAAAAGATTTTAAGGCTAACTCTGAAACTGATAGTTCAGTTACAATATCTGAATCTGATCAGTCTTCCAATGTTACGCCAACTATAATCAAACATACACGAAAGAAACATAAATCTGCTTCCGAAAAATCTCTGGCTctcaaactttcaaaaaaaggTCGTTCACAAAGagacttgaagaaaaaaatttcgtctTTATCAGTCCGGAATTCAGTCGCTTTGGGATTAGCGACAGAGGGCTTAGCTCATAAGGACTTGCCTACCATTTTTGATAAACCCACTAGTCTTGATCACCTTTCCCTCCATCCGTCAGAGGAGGAGGATTTTACAATGAGCTGTGATGTTCCAAAAACTCAAAGCAATGTTGCAAATGATTTATCTCCCAACAatatttcttaatgggtaccttcgtttcttggaattgtcgtggtCTGAGATCCAAAATTACTGACATCAAGTGCATTATCAATCAATTTCATCCTTCTTGTTTTGCATTTCAAGAAACGTTCTTGAATCCTAACGTTTCTTTAAACTTCGTGGCTACAATATAATCCGTAAGGATGCAGACACAGAAACTAGtaattctggaggtgtctgtatcttAACTTCTAACCTTTTAACCAGTACACCTCTCAAATTACATACTCCCTTACAGGCTGTGGCAGTTCAGGTTCATACAAGAACACTTGTTACAGTCTGTTCTATATATTTGCCACCACATGATGTCATCAATCAGCAGCAACTTAATAATCTTGTTGATCAGTTGCCTTCACCATTTTTAATACTCGGCGACTTCAATgggcatagtactttgtggggttcagaaagtacaaattctcgtgggcgacagatcgaGCAGTTTATTaccaataactgtctctgtctgctcaataataatgagaaaacgtactttcatgaacccacacGCAGCTTCCATAGTCTTGACCTAGCCATTTGCTCTCCTGAATTGCTACCATTTCTGAATTTATCTTTATGGCAGTGGTCACTTTCCATTAATTGTCCCCCATGCTAATAGTGGCGTTGCGACTCcatgtcctccgcgttttctatttgAGCGGGCAAATTGGACTGCCTTTACGCAACTTGCAGACATCACAGAGACAATGGTTCAACTTTCGGATATCACGGAAGCAGTGCAAAATGTTACCGATTGTATTATTTATGCCGCAAACAATACCATTCCAAAATGTTCCCCACGTGCGAGGAAATTCTGGAAACCGTGGTGGAATGACTCTTGCCGCGACAGTTACAGAGAACAAAAGAAACGATGGAATATTTTTCGCAAGTACCCTTCAACAGAAAACCTTATTGCGTTTAAGCGCGCCAGAGCTAATGCTCGCCGCATCCGCCGACAAAgccagagggaatcttggattcgCTTTGTGTCTTCAATCACATCTTCCACTTCAAGCAAATTGCTTTGGAAAAAAGTAAAAGCTGCAAATGGGATCTACAAAGATTTCTCCTATCCCGTGCTAAAGACAGGAAATAGAACAATTGCCTCTCCCATAGATGTTGCTAATACTCTCGGGTATActttcgcacaagtttccgctgCCGATTCATATAATTCTGCTTTTTTGGCGAagaagaatcgcgcggaacggagAGTTTTGCGTTTTTCCACCCGAAGATCCCTTCCTTACAATTCTGAGTTGAGGATGCATGAACTGCTAACGGCCTTGTCTAAAGTTAAGGATACAAGCCCCGGTCCGGATGGAATTacctataacatgcttcgccatttatctgaaacttctctttcaaatttgttgtatttatatAACCGCATTTGGTTTGAGCAGAAGTTCCCTTCGCAATGGCACGAAGCTATTGTTATTCCCATCCTTAAACCCGGTAAGGACTCTTTTGACCCTCTGAATTACAGACCTATAGCTCTCACAAGTTGTTTGTGCAAGACATTGGAACTAATGATCAATTCTAGGTTAGTTTTCGAATTAGAGAAGAGGGCATGTATTCCGCAAATGCAGAGCGGTTTTCGTAGAGGGCGTTCCACATCTGATAATATCGTCCTTCTCGAGACTCAAATCCGCAATGCATTTGTCAGTCAGAATCCGTCAGTGTCCGTATTTTTTGACGTTCAGAAGGCGTATGATCGAACTTGGCGCTTTGGAATTCTTACAactcttttaaattttggttttcgaGGAAATTTGCCTGTTTTCctaaagaactttttatctttaagatCATTTCGTGTTCGAATgggtaatttttattcagatccttttattcaagctgagggggtTCCACAGGGAAGCATCCTCAGTGTAACGCTTTTTATGCTTCATTTTagtcaaattcttaatgttttacctTCATCTGCTCAAAGCACCTTATATGTAGATGATCTCCAGATATCCTGCCAAAGCAGCAATATGCACTCAATGGAACGCCAACTGCAGATTGCAGTTAATAAGCTTATTGACTGGTGTGATGATAATGGACACACGATTTCTCCGGAAAAAAGTCGTTGTATTCACTTTTGCAGGAAACGAGGTCTTCATTTAGATCCTGCAATTTACATTCGAAATGTCGCAATTCCTGTTGtggatgaattcaaatttttagggataatatttgaccgtaagctcactttccttccgcatgtcctacatctgcggaagaagtgtgacaggtcaTTGAATATTCTTAAGGTACTATCAAGAaccacttggggagcagatcgtaCATCTTTGCTTAGAATTTACGAAGCAATCATTCTTTCACGCATTGATTACGGTTGTATGGTGTACGGGTCTGCAAGGTTTTCCGTTTTACGCAGATTGGACACCATACACCACTCTGCACTAAGAATTTGTTCGGGAGCATTTCGAACTTCACCAGTGAAGAGTCTTTACGTTGTCTGTCACCATCTTCCTTTAAATTTACGGCGCCAAAAAATGTCTGTACAATATTACCTCCGTGCTTTATCAATCCCGAAACACCCTTTACACTCTTTTATGCTTCCTGTTCGCCTCCGGAGATTATACATGGCTCGACGTTCTCACATTCTTCCCTTTTGTAAGAGAGCTAAATCACTCCTCGAGGATTCGGAACTACATGATGTGAGtattcatacatttaatttatttgcatttcctcCTCGGGATTTACCTcggttttcctttttaaatcctttttatggATTTGAGAAACCGACAATGGCCcctgtaatttttcaaaacctttttatgTCTCATCGCTCTCAGTATTCGACCCATATGCCTATTTTCACAGATGGTTCCAAGTCGGACGGACAGGTTGGGTGTGGTATCATTTTTGATACAGAAACAATAAGTTATCGTTTGCATACCTCTTTTTCAGTATTATCTGCTGAATTAATGACAATTTTCTATGCGCTACAAACAGTATCTCTCTCTACTGAgcgtaaattttgtatttacacCGACAGCATGAGTTCTTTGAAAACACTCTCcaattttcataatcaaatacATCCTATCGTTCTGGAAATTCTGCACCTCTTAAGAACTCTGGAAAACAGGGactacgaaattttattttgctgggttCCGAGTCACGTTGGGATAACAGGAAATGAACAGGCTGACAACGCTGCGAAAACAGCGTCTTTGTTTATGCAGCGTGAGGTGCCATTTTACGATGCGAAGCAATTGTTTAAGCATCGTATTAATGCTATATGGCAGGAATCGTGTAATCAACAAAAcagtaacaaattatattttattagaccTACAATTACATTATGGGCTGCTCTTCCAGTGCGTGAGCTCGAAGTCAAAttgactagactccgcattggtcacactcgtttaacccataaacatcttttattaggCGATCGAGCTCCTTTTTGCTCCAGATGCCGAACGATTTTAACAGTTCTTCaccttttaattgaatgccctgtttttaatcatcatcgtttacgattttttaatgattcaacagtggacatgcaaatgcttgtgggggaacatccccacaaaaatctttttaaatttttaaaagaaattggtttatatcatcttatttaatgcttcattactattttttactCTCGTTgctaattttaagagtcattgcCAAGTAATTTTTAATCGGTTTCTAATTTTACATAAAGACACGCTTTTTCTATTATAAccatatgtctggcgcagtatagtcatcTATGGCTCTTGCGCCCTTAAATCCCACAATCCCATCCTTATTTATGGAAAGAATCatgggatttgcagatttctaataagcTGCATTCTATTCAGCCTGACATCACTTTGTGGCCGGTAGTTCCAGTACGCGAGTTGGACGTCAAATTGACTCGGCTTCGCATTGGCCATACTCGcctcacacataaacatcttctatTTGGTGAGCGATGCCCAGTCTGTAATGCGTGTgatgttattttaactgtcattcatattttatcagaatgtccaatttttaattctcatcgattACGTTTATTCGGTAAATCATCTTCAAATATtcgtgacttggtgggagaacatccccacccaaatatttttactttcttgaaagaaattggtgtattccattttatttaacttgttcaattttatctccacatttcttggtttttgcaaattttactttaactttttagaaattcactgaatattttttatcttcaaccatatgcttggcgcagcatagccatatatggctcttgtgccacaaaatcaGAAATAACCTAACccacaatccaatccaatcctcccattgaaactaaaaaaatcctCCTCACGAAATTCAGTCGCCCTTGGACTGGCGGCAAAAGGTATTGTCCATAAAGATTTAACGACCATCTTTGGGGACAAAATAAGTAGCCCCGATTTTAAATTGCATCCCTCAGAGGATGAAGATGAACTTGAGATGAGTTGCGAATCTGAGGCAACTCCAACTAAGGCTTTTAATTATTCTCCTTCAAAAAAAcgttcttaatgggtaccttcctctcgtggaattgtcgcggccttcgTTCCAAACTTCAGGATATCAAGTCAATTTTTAACCGGTTTCATCCCATCTGTTTTGGTGTTCAAGAGACCCTCTTGACGCCTACCATTCCCATCAAATTACGCGGATATAGCTGTATCcggaaagatgcaggcactggATCTCATGGTTCTGGGGGTGTCTGCATCTTCACATCAAAcctttatccgagcacacctctcaatttgcataccactcttcaggctgtggctgtacaggtccatatacgatctttggtcacagtctgctgtatttatcttCCGCCTCATGATATCATACGTCAAATGGATCTTGATAACTTAGTGAGACAGCTTCCTAAGCCATTTATTATACTCGGCGATTTCAATGGACATAGTATTCTTTGGGGCtcggatagtacaaactctcgagggCAGCAGATCGAACAATTTAttgctaataactgtctctgtctgctcaataatgatgagCAAACGTACTTTCAtgcgcccacacgtagcttccattgtCTTGACCTAGCTATATGCACTCCTGAACTGCTACCGTTGTTGAATTTGACAGTTGGGgatgatctgcacaatagcgatcactttcccctaATAATCGCCcacgctgatagcggcggtgtgactatttgtcctccgcgtttcctattccagcgggcagactggaataCATTTTCCCAACTAGCAGTTATCAATGAGGCCATGGTCAGTAATGCAGACATTTCGAAAGCCttacaaaatgtcattgatacGATAATGAACGCCGCTAACGCCACCATTCCAAAaacttccccacgtctaagaaaatttcgtagaccgtggtggaatgaagcctgtcgcgacagtcataataaacagaaaaaactcTGGAATCTCTTTAGAAGGTACCCGACGACTGAGAACTTGATTGCTTTTAAAAGAGCGAAAGCGCTAGCTCGCCGTATTCGGCGCCGCAGTCAGAGGGAAGCATGGACTAAATTTGTTTCAACCATTACATCTTCTacctccagtaaaattttatggaagaaggtaaaggctgctaatgggatctatAAAGAAACTTCTATGCCAGTTTAAAAAACCGGTAATACGATGTATTCGAGCCCATTAGACATTGCTAACATACTTGGCCAAGCGGTTGCGCAAGTTTCCGCAACCGATTCTTACAGACctgattttttggcaattaagaatcgagaggaacggttgcctttgcgcttCAATGCCCGAAGTGCTATTCCCTATAACTGTGAATTCAGGATGTatgcccctcaggggctcaccttctttaggtgagtacgggtgtcccaatcccgaggtacccagggatctatactccctttatgtttccactcccctacgccttctgctatctgcttaattttttccttccctcgacggcaagcgagggagctctccatgagaagctgtcgccgctctgtttgcttcttgcttctcatggacagccaaaaccccacgtgttggccgtgcgtggcaacccatttgaaagacgcGTGGtacactgtggtccccggtgtatcaatcggctggtacctagtcacctgagtggctagtcttctagggatcaagcgaaggggttactccttgggcttggcgttaagggtggtcactgtccccgggggtaactccgagcttgtaggttccggctagcaccaaggtaagcgccgaggctgggaatggccagagccggtggctgccttcccttgttgggctccgtggtgggcggtgccgtcggacccgaatcttaTTCGATATCGCATGGGCTCCTCCcgaaaatctcccttcagtgggcatcacaAAGAACTAAATCTCAAATGTAATATTCCACATTTTGACCGTTATTTCGTTATCAAACGTGTTTCTGAAAAGAATGATTCGTTTAATTCTATTTCACCATTCCTCGTACAGAAAGCCATTACAGCAACCATTGGTGAGGTATCTTCTATCCGGaagatgcgttctggtgacttgctggtACAGGTAAATTCCAAAAAGCAAGCACTGCAAATTATGAAACTTAAAGCCTTAGCCACCTTTCCCGTTACTGTCAGCTCTCACGCATCCCTAAATTTCTCCAAAGGAGTAATAACGTGTGGGGAATTATTTAACGTTCCTTTAGAGGAGATCTCCGAGGAACTGAAACCCCAAGGAGTAACTCATGTACGCCAGATCACCATtaggcgggatggacaactcctacCCACCAAACATTACGTAATGACCTTTCATAGACCAAAAATACCTGAATTCTTTTATGCAGGATATATAAAATTGCCTGTCCGCCAGTACATCCCTAATCCGTTAAGGTGTTttcaatgccagcgttttggccactCCAGGGCTAACTGCCGCGGGATTTTAACATGCGCCCGCTGTGCTGAAAATGGCCACGACAGCCAGCAATGTAACGctgaagaaaaatgtgtaaattgcGGTGAGAATCATGCATCTTTCTCTCGGTCCTGTGAACGATGgaaagtagaaaaagaaattacctctattaaatttaaagaagacaTCAGCTATCCTGAAGCtcggaaaaaagttttaaatcagaCACCAAAAACTGGATTGAGCTATGCTTCCATGGTTAAAACAACCTTCTGTGTAAATTGTTCCTGCACAAATTGTGCAAATAATGCTCCCCAACCGAAAAATACTGAAAAGTCATCCGATTCCGAAATTGGAAATGAAACAAACACGACTCCTGTAACTAGCAAATCGTCTAGACCTAAAATGAATTCTAACTCTCAGAAATCACTTAAACTTAAGCTTTCGAACGAGGAATCTCACCAAAAGACATCAGGTCAAAGTTGAAAAAATCAACATCACAAAGTTCT
It encodes:
- the LOC129962969 gene encoding uncharacterized protein LOC129962969, which encodes MGSSRKSPFSGHHKELNLKCNIPHFDRYFVIKRVSEKNDSFNSISPFLVQKAITATIGEVSSIRKMRSGDLLVQVNSKKQALQIMKLKALATFPVTVSSHASLNFSKGVITCGELFNVPLEEISEELKPQGVTHVRQITIRRDGQLLPTKHYVMTFHRPKIPEFFYAGYIKLPVRQYIPNPLRCFQCQRFGHSRANCRGILTCARCAENGHDSQQCNAEEKCVNCGENHASFSRSCERWKVEKEITSIKFKEDISYPEARKKVLNQTPKTGLSYASMVKTTFCVNCSCTNCANNAPQPKNTEKSSDSEIGNETNTTPVTSKSSRPKMNSNSQKSLKLKLSNEESHQKTSGQS